TGGATGTTTCTGAACTTATTGAGAGAATAAAGTCTTCAAGAAGATATGAAGGCCAGATCGTACACATTGAAGACATACCTGCAAAGGACCCTTTCTATAGCTCTGTTGAACTGAAACCAATTATACACTATGCTCTGGATGAGACAGGTATCAAGCAGCTTTACGTCCATCAGGTAGAAGCTGTAGAAAAGGCCAGGGAAGGGAAGAACATCGTCCTGTCAACCAGCACTGCCAGTGGCAAATCCCTTTGCTACATGCTACCTATATTTGAAACCATCCTGGAAGATCCAGCGGCAACAGCACTTTACATCTCTCCTTTGAATGCGCTGGTGAACGATCAGCTCCAGACCTTCAGGAACTTCAGCCAGCTGATGGGCCTGGATATCAATATAAACAAGTTCATTGGAGCTATGTCAAAAAATGAAAAGGATGCAGTTAAGTATAACGATCCACGGATAGTATTCTCCAACCCGGATATGCTGCATCTGAGCTTTCTGCAATGGAAACATCAGTGGAAACGTTTTCTATCGAATCTTAGGTTTATCGTCCTTGATGAAAGTCATACATACAGCGGTGTCATGGGTAGCCACATGGCAAACCTGCTTCGAAGACTTAACAGAGTATGTGATCACTATGGTGCACATCCTCAATACATCTGCTGCACTGCCACGATCGGTAACCCTGTGGAGCACACTACCGCTTTGATAGGCAAAGATGCGGTTTTGATAGATAATGATAGTTCAGGAAGCGGACCACAGAAATTCGTATTCTGGAATCCACCCTTGTATGCAAAATATGGGAACTTCACCATAAGGAAAGCCAGTTTCGGGGAAACGATAGACCTGTTCACAACGTTTGTTCAGAGCGGATCTCAGACAATTGCTTTTGCAAGATCGAGACAGAAAGTGGAGCGGATGTTCATCGAATCAAAGAACATTCTCGCCCACAGAGGTGCCGAACAAAAAATAAGCTCCTACAGAGGTGGTTATCACGGGCATGAACGTGAGATCATTGAGAAAGGGCTTTCCAGCGGGCAGATAGCGGGTGTTATTTCCACTAATGCACTTGAACTGGGAATTGACATCGGTGGCCTCGATGCCTGTATCATGGATGGATTCCCGGGAACAATAATGAGTGCAAGGCAGCAAGCAGGAAGGGCAGGGCGCGGACATGCGCAAAGCATAGTGGTACTTGTTGCCGATCCGAATCCTCTGGATCAGTACTACATGCGAAATCCCGGGGACTTTTTCAGAAAACAGTGTGAAGAAGCGGTGATAAATGTCTCTAACCGCTATATACAGGCAGGCCATCTGTTGTGTGCCGCCAGAGAGATCCCTTTACGTGCAGCAGATGAACAGTATTTCGGAAATGAGTTCAGCAATATAGTGAATGTGCTGGAAGAAGAAGGATTACTTGAAGGCACTGATGAAAAAAAAGCATTGGACACTGATGCTCATATGCACGTATCTATCCGGGATATTGACAGTGATGCATATACTATTATTGACAAAGCTTCCAAAAAACCTCTGGAGAATTCTCTTTGCAGACTACAGGCTTACAGGGAGGCATTCGAAGGTGCTGTGTATATAAACAAGGGAAATGCCTATGTTGTCACTACCCAGAACCATGAAAAACGCGAGATACACGTAGAACATACACAGAATGAATACTATACCAGGTCGATGGTATCC
This DNA window, taken from Methanomethylovorans hollandica DSM 15978, encodes the following:
- a CDS encoding DEAD/DEAH box helicase; the encoded protein is MDVSELIERIKSSRRYEGQIVHIEDIPAKDPFYSSVELKPIIHYALDETGIKQLYVHQVEAVEKAREGKNIVLSTSTASGKSLCYMLPIFETILEDPAATALYISPLNALVNDQLQTFRNFSQLMGLDININKFIGAMSKNEKDAVKYNDPRIVFSNPDMLHLSFLQWKHQWKRFLSNLRFIVLDESHTYSGVMGSHMANLLRRLNRVCDHYGAHPQYICCTATIGNPVEHTTALIGKDAVLIDNDSSGSGPQKFVFWNPPLYAKYGNFTIRKASFGETIDLFTTFVQSGSQTIAFARSRQKVERMFIESKNILAHRGAEQKISSYRGGYHGHEREIIEKGLSSGQIAGVISTNALELGIDIGGLDACIMDGFPGTIMSARQQAGRAGRGHAQSIVVLVADPNPLDQYYMRNPGDFFRKQCEEAVINVSNRYIQAGHLLCAAREIPLRAADEQYFGNEFSNIVNVLEEEGLLEGTDEKKALDTDAHMHVSIRDIDSDAYTIIDKASKKPLENSLCRLQAYREAFEGAVYINKGNAYVVTTQNHEKREIHVEHTQNEYYTRSMVSSEVIIRNVLETKALSTCPDVKVGFGSVDVTQQVTGYKKLQQRTDKELDQCALQMPKFTLETEALWIELPGWSMGAVAAHDRDFAGGIHAIEHAIIAMYPLHLLADRNDVGGLSTAEHADIGGSSGIFVYDGHPGGVGYAENGYDKIVEMLEVTLRSIESCPCKEGCPSCIQSPKCGNNNNPLDKDAAIILLCKMLGKPEYIPQKKKALNEVKKSEKRISDIPENKERIEQRFDPVSALNRARRKLRQKQTKTASEWVKTGIFTGKEQKDHEQAYECFEAALQLEPDNPSALLNKGITCLNLDQNQAALTCFNRLINMGVDQSVVWKNKGTALYRLGDPRGAIKAYDEALRIKPDDKKVQELKERAKKMCL